GTGTCTCATAACCCTCTAAAAACACGACATCTACGGTATATTCCTGTTTCCTGGAGTGCGGCGGATCCTCATCTAAccccggccccccccccccccaggaatGCATGTTGTGTTGTTGAGTGTGAACGGATACAGGTGTGAACACCTGTGGAAACCAGGCCACTTATCAGGGTATCCATTCATCTCCTTGTCTTCCTTTGTGTCTCGGCCTCGTTCCCTCGGCTCGGTTTACCTTTGTGTCCATTTGggttttttgatttttcagaATAAAAAGCTGAAAGGAGATGTCTCTGATTCCTCGGGCGACTCtgcgatgggggggggggggggggggggggggttagatcGTTTCGGAAAGGGACCGAGGGAGGGCGTGGTCTTCCCAAAACCTGCCCGATGGAGAGCATgagacacaagggttaaacgcCCAGTAGTTCCTCAAAAAATACAGTTCCATCACAActgaagagagagatggaggaagaggaaagtATTTAGGCCTTCACtactgttgtgtttgattggtTATGTTAATAATTTAATCCATAAAGCTCATTATATTTGAgggtttttgcattttttacttattaacccgtttgtgccggatgcttcgcgacgacacatccACCGCCGGTTGCTGCGTTGCGTAACTCTGACCCTCCTGCCGGCCGCTGCGTGGCGCAGCGTTTTGTATTCGTCGGTCTTCTCgtgacgcgtgcagcagagaacgcactAACGTCATTGGTTCAGATACACAGGAGGCGGGTCTTGTGGGCTATTTAAAGCCACGTGACCacccaaaatgtaccgtagtttgctgagaatcccgtcaatcaaccagacatacgtgcgcgtttgtttatgaatttttgagagacgagcgagaaaacggctccgacggaggaagtggtagattaggatgaagatgatgatgaagacgtcctccctcccaaactcctccCTATCTTCCACCTCAACGTCCCCGCCCTCGCTGTCTAACTCCTCCTCCGTCGTCGCCattttctcgctcgtctctcaaaaattcataaacaaacgcgcacatatgtctggttgattgacgggATTCTCAGCAAACTACGGTGCATTTTGGGTGGTCACGTGGCTTTAAATAGCCCACAAGACCCGCCTCCTGTGTATCTGAACCAATGACGTTggtgcgttctctgctgcacgcgtcacGAGAAGACCGACGAAGACAAAACGCTGCGCCACGCAGCGGCCGgcaggagggtcagagttgcgcaacgcagcaACCGGCGGTGGATGtgatgtgtcgtcgcgaagcgtccggcgcaaacgggttaatACGTAGGAGCTAACAGAGTTAAAGGCACAGTCCGTCCatcattctttcttttctcagCGTCAGTCGCTCCAGATCATGAGATTACGCGATCGCataatctgcatttttttttcaaatgagctGCACTTCCGTCGCATAAATTGCAGATTTCCGCGCAGAATAAAACGCGCGCGCGGGGCTCGCGTGATTTTCATCGTCGCCGCATTTTTGCGTTGcaaaaaaatccacaaatatgtcaagcagaaagttgaaaaatgttgcgttGACTTGACACGAGAGCGGCCGTTTTGCAAGTTCCTGCTGTTTCATCGCTTAAAATTGCATAAATAGCCCAAATATTCCATTgcatttttcaaagaaaaatgtttttgtcacttttcttcatttgatgtttttgagcttttgtttggattttttcctGCGCCTTGTTTGACGTTTGTCgtcacttttaattttttttttttctttctcaaatgccagaacaatgaaataaaacacccaaattcaacaAGACCAGTGATCTGATCATCTATCATAACCATCCacgtttctttattttgttttttattttcatttttgttgaaagaaacccacttttctgatatagaaacattttaaaaatgggtaaatttgacccaaggacaccaggagggttaataaaacatatgaaaagacatatataataaaacatatgaaaagacatatataataaaacatatgaaaagacatatataataaaacatatgaaaagacatatataataaaacatatgttTTCTTGTCTCTGATGGTTTAATTGCTTTTTCTTTCCAAGACAAGGACAAAACTCTGCAGGGGAAACAAGACCGGGACATGTTGTCCTCGGGATTTGACCcaaattttcagttttttcatcaaaaaaaatgtccctTCGAAAtcagctgaaaatgtcaacgttATAAacatcaaataactttggaaaaaaacatcaagaaaagcacCGACAAcagtgaaaaagtgacaaaaatgtcagaaaaagcaataatagttATGGTTAAAAACATAATCCACAGTTTCGGCGCCACACCTTTATCAAATCAAGCGAAGGAACTCGATAAATAAGGAAATAAAGAAGAAGAGTGAAAGGCAAAgatgaaagaagagagaaagcttgttgttgttttaaaggacacagagagacaagGGAGGGTGGAGGACGATGGAGAGATAAGACAGACAGGGTgtctcctctttctgtctctatgGTGTGATTCTGCTGTTTCATGAGAAGGATGTCACGTCGCAGCAGTTCTTCCTCAGCGGGACAACAACACCCCCCGTCCCTGtcccctgtcccccccccccgtccctgTCCCCTGTCCctgtccccgcccccccccccccccaagtctTTGTCTGCCAGGTAACACCGAGCATAAAGACCCATTGTTGTTGCGAGGTTTATAAATGGATCGCAGCCTCCGATCCGGCTCATCTTCTCACCGATCCTTCGCTACTCGGACGCTGCGCTACTCGGACGGAGCGGTGAGTCTCTcgcagttttatttattttattatataatgttttcctttatttttaagttCTGGCAGCAGTTCAGGTGTACTTGATACGTATCTGAgctttgttcttcttcttcttcttctcaaccccttttgtgtctttccctcaacataaaaattgaaaaaaactctcttatcttaatgttttttttgcttttcaaaaaaaaaaaaagtagtaccttttttgttttgttttttcaacatttttatcgttaccccccccccccccccccccccccccccccaatgtctttgtcccttttatggacgttttgtcacttttttgacattttagcagttttttccaacatttttgacgCTTACTTCCAATGTTtctgttgtcactttttccaatattttttaaactttccccccccccaatgttttGTCGCATTGTTCGACATTTTCAAcctcccatatttctgatgtaaaaaaacccaaaaagttGGAAACATGTCAGATtcgacgacatgagggttaaggcaGCACTTTCTTCTTAAgtaaaatccagaaaaaaagagCGGAAAATAAACGTTGTGAAAAGTTTATAAAACGTTATTTCATGACGGTAGCTTTTTAAATATAAGGACCACATACTATAAGTATTTTAGATCTTAAATTTCGTTGTCTTGAAGATATAAAAATTACAGAATTCAGAGAAGTTGCAGGCAAATTCCCATCtgtatgaaaatgaaatataCGGATACgctttaaagggacagttcagaTTTTGAGAAGTTAGATGAGGAACTGAAGCCgttgtctcttctctcttccaAGCCGCCAggctcctttgacaaaaacagacattttaacttgtaGAACATGTGCTGCCTCTGTCGGTTAGTTGGACTGTGTTATTACGttactttggtgttttaataGAGTTCGGAACTAACAAACAAACGAACCGATCGAACCAGAGACCACCGACTCCTTTCAGCTGTTCGGTTAAGGcaaattaagctaaaaatgCAGAATTAACACTCGACTGAATGATGTGTAAACATTTTTCCATGTGTAATTATCATCTTACCAATTGTACTATTAAGCAGtggcacatttttgtattcccaacacatacatacacacatatacatacatacagatatgTGTAGtgtatattaattattaatatttgttgttgtatttcatcctattattatttcttgtatattgtatgtatgcatattgtagcctagtatttaatttaatgataataatgtatcctttattagtcacacggggggaaattacaattaaaatgtacatattacacacagtcctgaagtACAcaatttatacattatatatttacacatatatttatattctgtgctgtgtgactgattttgctgctgcaacaccatCATTTCcaattttattgggatcaatatctatctatcttctttCCTACCTTCCTCCCTACCTTCCTACCTTCCTACCTTCTTACCTACCTTCCTACCTTCGTCCTCTGGGctcccctcatcctcctcctcctcctcctcctcctcctcctcctcctcctcttcctccagatGTTGTCCAGGCTGCTGGGACTCCTCGTCCTGTCCCCCCTCTGCTCCGCCATGCTGCTTCCAACCAACACCAACACCTCCACCAGGGTCTCCAGGGAGAAGGACCCCAACACCCACCTGTGGAACCGCAGCTTAGAAGACAAGGAGTCCTCTGGTTCGAGTGAGTCGTCTGAGGAGATGGGTGCCCCGTGGTTGCCTGCCACCCGCAGCATTCAGATGCCGATGCCGATGCCCCCCGGGCAACCTTGGCCACCCGGTGGCAACATGACTGACCTGCGGGCATTAGGCCCCATTGACCCGTTGATGCCCCCCATGCCTAACATGGCAATCTGCGACATGCTGATGAACCAACCGGTTCCGCCGCCCATCGACCAGATCCCTTTATTCTGCATCTGTTCCTTCTGTAAGGGCACCGGGGGCCCCAAAGGAGACAGCGGAGACCGGGGTCCTCCAGGTTGGTGGATCAGTTTAAATTACACGtctggtaaaaagaaaaaataagactGCATTTCAATGCCTGTTACATTCAGATATCATACGGATTTTTTGTGATGGCTTCTCTGATTTAATACTTATTATTGATAATGCATAACCAAAACAGTGCTTTAACGGAGAAAAATCCCTTCTAGAAAGAATAAACCTTGTGTTTGGATGACCTGTCTTGCCATAAATGATTAAACTTGTTTGAAGGGAACTAGACTTGAGTTTTCTGAGGCCTAGTCCACACGTGCACAGTGAACCCTGGTTTATCACGGGGGTCACGTTCCAAGAAGAACCCGCAATGGGCGAAACCCGTGAAGTATTAACCTAgtcatttttttacaattatgaTACGATGAAATACTCCGTAACACATTGAAACCAAAGAACAAAAAtgatagagaattcatttttataaagtctTTTATTGCTTATTTCTTTGTAGCTGTTTCTTAATTAGTATAACTTTCCTACTTAGTATAACTTTCATTATATGTACATTTAACAATACCAGGTTTCTTTCAagccgtgtctgtgtttcttcagTCGCTGCCGCCTAAACAAAAGGCAATAAATGTCCCGCTGTTGCATATCACAGGAGATAACAAGAGCCTTAGATCCGAGGTACATGCCAGCCCAGGGTCTCTGGCGTAGGCATTAGACCCCTCCTTACATCAACACCTGTgaatcttctgtgtgtgtttgaataaagggacagagctgcagagaaattgtTGAAGTTTCCACTAGAGCTGCGCTGCGGAAAGGCTGCTCTGGTGGTGGCTTCCCTTTTGCAACTGTCAATTAACTGCTCATTTGCCGTCTGAGTCtcgttttcttgcttgaccgtcaTTATTTAGTAAggtaaagtgttatgaacctgacaaaaACCTTTTTACAGGCCCGAGCATTGgtttaacaaataaaagtactgtacaaacgtttttttacaaataactactctaaaataataattttaatcatcAATACGAACTGAAGGCTTCAAATTGCGGAGTCATTGGATTAGAAcgggagaaaatgaaaaattattatgaaaaaaaatacaaaatagtgGCTCCCGTGTATTTCTCTCCTGACTGAGCCGCTGCATCCGGACCATAGACTGTGTTAATATCAACGGTCTCTGATCCTGACTCCGCTCTGGAGCGTGTTTTTCTTCTAAATCCCGCGGTGCCGGTGTGTTTTTTCCAGAGAAGAACATAGTTATCGGTAGTTGTTGtcgctctttttttcttctgggcAAAAATCCGTGAAGCAGCGAGACCGCGGAAGCTGAACCGCGATATAGCGAGGGTCCACTGTGCAGTATTTTAGGAAATGGGGGTTTTCCTCTCCTTCATTGTAAAACCAGTTCAAAATGCCAGGACAACAGAACCAGTGGTCTCTGCAGGAAAAGGTGAGGACTGTAAATGAAGCAATAGCTGACTGTAATCCTTGATCAGGTTTTCCTGGGAGTCCTGGGCCAAGAGGGATGACGGGGTTCCAGGGTCGACCGGGATTCACAGGCCGTCAGGGGATAAAGGGTGAGTTACACAAAAAGGCACTCTCCGTCACTCCACTGGGGACGACAACAAACGCAACACAACCTCTTGCCTTGTTGTTGCAGTTTGGGGCTGCACATCTGCAGAGTAGCTTGCAATCACAACGGTCACATCCCTTAATAATGTCCAATCCTGGGGATCAAAACCCCGATCAGTGATGATAGATGTTCCAGATGGACATCAGTTTCATCTCTGGGTATTGTTGGGCAACaatcagcagctccattggcttccagttcaattcagaatgcaatttaaaatctttctgCATACTTTCAAAAGCCATCCATGACCTTGCTCCTCCATACGTATCTGAACTCCTTCACATCGCCCAAAAACCCacctgttccagctcgcttatttgtaaatacactgttcttgtcatttgtttttcataacTGTCTATACtcttctgttccctgtatctgtcttttattgtctgtaaagcgaccttgagtgtttagaaaggcgctgttaaataaaaagtaaatgctACTGCCACATGTGACCGGTTCCTTTCCACTGTGTGTGATTTGgctgtttttctattttttttatttaaattgtaaccGGTGTGCCGTCtcggccaggtctccctcggaaaagagatttcaatctcaagggacttcctggttaaataaaaaataaaaagtattgtgatgatatcgtatcgggaggcgtctggtgaccAAGGACCAAGGAATGGTTGCTTTTCAATAAACCATTGACTTAGTGTGTCTTACCTCACGCTGCTTTTTCATTTCTATTGtaatggtttgtgtgtttgtcgtTGCAGGTGAGAAGGGGGACATGGGGCAGATGGGGCAGACGGGCCCTCAGGGCTTCACCGGGACAAAGGGCGAGCGAGGCTTCAAAGGTTCGCTATGATCCCTCTACATTAAAAGCTCACTCTGTGTAAAAGGTTGTTAGCGTTACATTAACACCACGATCACCAAGACCACATCACGgtttcagaaataaaaaagatatgATATTGTCGACATTGTCTAGCAGAGCTGTAgaactcgagtccggtcttggactcaagtccggactcaagaccgtttttctatggactcggacttgtctcggactcacaAGTATTGGACAAACAAAATTGACAAATTcgtcaaaaaaagtaacaaaggcATCGGGAAAAGCGACAAAAGTGTCGATAAATACGGCCAAAACGTCGAAAAAGTGAACACTTTTGAAATTCTGACCCAGAAAAACCAAAGAGTCGACAGGAAGCCAACACAGAGGTTAAGCTTGGCTGAAAGAAACCAAAGTTGACGGTTGGAAAAGCAGACGGATGTCATGAGACGGCGTATGAACAACACGCCAATaccgtgttatcaagacgcatactcaGTTTTTAGCATGTACATCAACGCCTtctggcctccattgacttacgtTACCTCATAGTGTGAACTGACGCCGTAGCGGGTAGTATGAAAGGTTGAAAATCTGTGTAGGGAGGtttgtcggggggggggggggggtggatgggcaAAACACAGGACaatcacccaggagaccagggatGGCGTCCCGTGTGTCatgtttcctaaacttaaccgtcgCTTTCTTCTCGTGAAAACACGTATGTTTACGTCTGCTGTTTACAGCGTAGCAGAGCTCAAACTGATAAAGAGAAAGCTTCGTCACTTCACCGTAAACATGTTTTGTCTATAAATTTAATGCAAATATTGTGTCTCCAGGAGAAAAAGGGGACCAAGGATCGGAAGGCCCCCCAGGCTCACAAGGCCCCCAGGGAGAAACCGGCACATGCCCTGCCACCTGCCAGAGTGTCCAGGGTCCACCAGGTCTACAAGGCGTACCTGGACCGGCCGGAGCCCGTGGCCTGCCTGGGGTCCAGGGGCCTATGGGACTCAAAGGTCTTATGGGCGATAAGGGTGACATGGGTAAACCCGGTGAACCCGGCAAAAACGGAACAAAGGGTGATCAAGGTGAGAGAGGGTTGTGTATGTGCAAAGATGGGGTGAACGGCACTAATGGGAGTCCAGGAACAAGCGGGACAAAGGGGGACAAAGGGGACACCGGTGCAATGGGTATCCAGGGTCCCGTTGGACCCAAAGGCAACGAAGGCAACATGGGGATGATGGGGCCACCTGGGCCCTGCTCCCCGGCCATCCAATCCGCATTCTCCGCAGCTGTCAACGAGTCGTTTCCCGCTCCAGACTGGCCGGTTCCCTTCCCCGTCGTCATCACCAACCAGCAGGGGCACTTCAACCCGATCATGGGCATGTACATGGCCCCCGTCAACGGCACCTACGTCTTCACCTTTAACCTGGCAGTTTCCACCAAGCCCCTCACGGTGGGCCTGTTCGTCAACTTCAACCCTGTAGTCAAAAACACAGAAGCGTACAGCCGCTCCAGCACCAGCCAGACCATCGTCCTGACCCTGACAGCGTTTGACCGGGTGTGGCTGCAGGTGAAGAACGACCTCACCAACGGCCTTTACACCgacagcggcagcagcagcaccttCTCCGGGTACCTGCTGCGCCCCGACTTCTGTGACATGCCCTTTGGCCGGTTGTTCATGCCCGAGCCTCAATATAAACCGGGCGACTTCACCTGGGAGGATCCTACACAATCCACCACCGCCCCCCCACAGCAGTAGGCtctagtcagtcagtcagtcgcAGTTAGAGACCAAGAGTCCACACACACCCAATCAGACACTCAGTGTGTTTATAACTGCAAGATTTAAAGGAGGGGTACTCCGTCACATAGAACATTTCAATGATATATTAACCATTGACTCCCTTTCATTTGTGGACTGTTGTGGTCGTTGGTGGTTGAGTGTTTAAGGAGGTAAAAGGTCAACGAGAGCGCTGTTATCACACTGCAAAAACACCAACATAATCCCCAAAGTTTCCCCTAACTCTTCCATGAGTTTGGCGTTTGTGGTTTGCATGGATGTCCATGAAATATGGTTCAGACAGTCATGTTCCTGTCAGGATTAATCGTAATAACTTCATCGGATCAGGTATTTTTTGCGTGCAGTGTGTGTTGAAAAACTCAAAACAGCCCGTTGTGTTAACATCTTAGAGAAAGTATGAGATATTTAAAGAAATTAGCGAGAACTGTGACACAGGAAAATACCCCTCCTTTAAATGTTGAGATGAATTTACTCTTTTGATTCAGCATTTACAGAAATATGAACATGCGCGTAGCCTTACATGTGCCAGCTTGATAAATGCATTAAATCATGAACTTACTTCAATAAATGCCCGACCGCTGAGCTGGTCGTCTGTAGTGGTTTTTACCTGCTCGAATGATAAAATGACTTCTTCAGAGTATACGTGTATTTTTAAGTAAGCTTACTGCAGGTTAGTTTTAGAGCCTTAATACATTTTGCCTTTCCGACTGTTTATGATGCACAAAGTTTGATGCCTGAGAAAGaaattaaccctcgtgttgtcttcccgtcaaaattgaaaatcaacactttcattgatgctttttatcaacgtttgtcactttgtttgttttcaacacTTCGTAACACAACCTTATTAACTttagatttgtacttggcaaagagcgttggaatcaatcatgttattttggggaattaaaaagaacattgataaaggacaacatgaggacaacatgaggacaacatgaggacaacatggggacgacatgagggcaacatgaggacaacatgagggtgacatgaggacaacatggggacaacatgagggcgacatggggacaacattaagacaacatgaagacaacataagggcaacatggggacaacatgaagacaacatgaagacaacatgagggcgacatgagggcaacatgaagacaacatgaagacaacatgagggcaacatgaggacaacatgagggtaacatggggacaacatgagggcaacatgagggcaacatgagggcgacatggggacaacatggggacaacatggggacaacatgaaggcaacatggggacaacatggggacaacatgaggacaacatgagggcgacatggggacaacatgaggacaacatgaggacaatatgaagacaacattagggcgacatggggacaacatgaggacaacatgaggacaacatgagggttaattgtATTAAATTGCAACCAAAGCAGCTGCTTCGATCACGAGTCCGCCGACATTTTAGTttagtcattttatttcagGCAAAAGACGAGTTTGAGAAAGAGTtaaaaatcagacatttttacaGATGTCTCTTTAAAATGTTGGTCTATGCTGAAAACGATTTTTAGGAAGACGTGGACTTATTTTACATGCATCATAGGCATTTTGATTGTTTgggttgaattaaaaaaacataaaaggaaGCTGAGATCATGAGCGGTGTAGTGCACCTTTAAGAGGATTTCTGGACGTGATTGGGGGACAGAGCCGGTGACCAGACTCTGCAGAAAGGAAGCATAATagggataaaaaataaaaaaaaagccctcGCTGAAGTGTTTTGAGCAACTGTGTCATTGTTGGATGGAAGCTGTGATCTGTGCAATGTGGTTTTTGTCTGaaattaaaagttaattttCTTCTGAGGATTTGACTGTTTCTCCAGGGGTTTCATTTTTGAGCATAATTCAGAAAATATCAGCATATCAGGTCCAAAGATTCTTCAATCGAGATAAAGCTCAGTACACAGTGAGGCTCATAGGTTTACATACCAATGCTTCCAACAAAgaggaataataataaaaaaaaatcatcttttgtaaatagatcttaatgccttaattaaaaaaaagcaaaaatccaACGTTTAagaacaccaattttctttgtgaatgaacaatattttgtaaataaataaataaaattaattcttactttaaaatacaggggcataagtgtacacccccctatgttaaaatacaggggcataagtatacacccccctatgttaaaatacaggggcataagtctacacccccctatgttaaaatacaggggcatgagtatacacccccctatgttaaaatacaggggcataagtatacaccccctatgttaaaatacaggggcataagtatacacccccctatgttaaaatacaggggcataagtatacacccccctatgttaaaatacaggggcataagtatacacccccctatgttaaaatacaggggcataagtttacccccctatgttaaaatacaggcataagtatacaccccctatgttaaactacaggggcataagtatacacccccctatgttaaaatacagggacataagtatacacccccctatgttaaaatacaggggcataagtatacacccccctatgttaaagtacagggggcataagtatacaccccccctatgttaaaatacagggggcataagtatacacccccctatgttaaaatactggggcataagtatacacccccctatgttaaaatacaggggcataagtatacacccccctatgttaaaatacaggggcataagtatacacccccctatgttttaattattaaaggccagttatttcatggatcaggatactatgcatcctgataaagttcccttggtctttgaaataaaaaaccccccccccccccacatacccttcaccatacatagagattcaCTAGGATTCATTTATTCAAGGACCATATCGGTGGTTTTGCgtgtttgctaaaagaaaaaagaaaaaaatcactgaatgatatttatttacagtattaaacTGCTTTTAATTACACTTTACACtcattgatcccctatggggaaattacaatttacacactacacactgaaatacacaaatacacacacatgctaaggacctatacatgcactaatggagagatgtcaaagtgtggggggggggttcgatgccttgctcaagagcaccttggcagtgcccaggatgAGAACTGCCATCTCTCCAGCTTCTAGTCTCAATATTATTATCCAAGACACATTCAGACAATGAAGTCTGCAcgttatatttatatattttataatattaaatTACACTTATATTAGACACCATGCTGTTTCTGCTGGATGTGGAACtaatatataacataacatCTAATTTAATATAACA
This genomic window from Etheostoma spectabile isolate EspeVRDwgs_2016 unplaced genomic scaffold, UIUC_Espe_1.0 scaffold00005828, whole genome shotgun sequence contains:
- the LOC116677789 gene encoding otolin-1 → MDRSLRSGSSSHRSFATRTLRYSDGAMLSRLLGLLVLSPLCSAMLLPTNTNTSTRVSREKDPNTHLWNRSLEDKESSGSSESSEEMGAPWLPATRSIQMPMPMPPGQPWPPGGNMTDLRALGPIDPLMPPMPNMAICDMLMNQPVPPPIDQIPLFCICSFCKGTGGPKGDSGDRGPPGFPGSPGPRGMTGFQGRPGFTGRQGIKGEKGDMGQMGQTGPQGFTGTKGERGFKGEKGDQGSEGPPGSQGPQGETGTCPATCQSVQGPPGLQGVPGPAGARGLPGVQGPMGLKGLMGDKGDMGKPGEPGKNGTKGDQGERGLCMCKDGVNGTNGSPGTSGTKGDKGDTGAMGIQGPVGPKGNEGNMGMMGPPGPCSPAIQSAFSAAVNESFPAPDWPVPFPVVITNQQGHFNPIMGMYMAPVNGTYVFTFNLAVSTKPLTVGLFVNFNPVVKNTEAYSRSSTSQTIVLTLTAFDRVWLQVKNDLTNGLYTDSGSSSTFSGYLLRPDFCDMPFGRLFMPEPQYKPGDFTWEDPTQSTTAPPQQ